A region of Lycium barbarum isolate Lr01 chromosome 1, ASM1917538v2, whole genome shotgun sequence DNA encodes the following proteins:
- the LOC132628913 gene encoding protein SAWADEE HOMEODOMAIN HOMOLOG 2 isoform X3 — protein sequence MEAILQAHNIQMPAREILVDLAEKFSSSAERSGKFVVQMKQVWNWFQNRRYAIRAKSAKSPGRFIAPPAPHSDSAAVKAPAKLSTSPMPQSDPASVRIMPQAPQPIPSPQATVRAMPQAPQPLPAPSVPVQSVGRSTSDNVQMEFEAKSARDGAWYDVASFLSHRSVETGDPEVMVRFAGFGEEEDEWVNVRKHVRQRSLPCESSECVAVVPGDLILCFQEGKEQALYFDAHVLDAQRRRHDVRGCRCRFLVRYDHDQSEEIVPLRKVCRRPETDYRLQQLNAESMRQQKIGNDPTTANTMTVYPPADAPQKAQTESRIRPAVPTQNQPAPEDPTKLGPSVAPMQLQKASTDSLTGDTSAEKTPKLMEEMTDKPVAETAEVPQERKSEMPPAEITNKAPAETAEKSHDETTLKPPADSTSKPDEAPERPPAETTLKSDEAPEGPTAETTSKPDEATEEPPAEATLKPLTASTLNPDEALEQPSAETTLELPAASTLKPEEAPEELPAETTLRPLTASTSNPDVAPEEPPAETTLEHPADSTSKPTEEPEEQPKAEEHVDGGPITASIDHDNATTV from the exons ATGGAAGCTATATTGCAAGCTCATAATATTCAAATGCCGGCTCGAGAAATTCTTGTAGATCTTGCTGAGAAGTTCAG TTCTTCAGCGGAGAGATCTGGCAAATTTGTGGTTCAAATGAAACAA GTTTGGAACTGGTTCCAGAATAGACGATACGCCATTAGAGCAAAATCAGCTAAGAGTCCTGGAAGATTTATTGCCCCACCAGCGCCTCACAGTGATTCAGCTGCAGTAAAGGCTCCTGCAAAATTGAGTACCTCACCTATGCCTCAGAGTGATCCAGCTTCAGTTAGGATTATGCCCCAAGCCCCTCAACCCATACCTTCTCCTCAAG CTACAGTGAGAGCAATGCCCCAAGCACCCCAACCTCTGCCTGCTCCATCAG TGCCAGTGCAAAGTGTGGGCAGGAGTACCTCAGATAACGTTCAAATGGAGTTTGAAGCTAAATCTGCAAGAGATGGTGCATG GTATGATGTAGCAAGCTTCCTGTCGCATAGATCTGTGGAGACTGGTGATCCG GAAGTAATGGTTCGATTTGCGGGGTTTGGAGAAGAGGAGGATGAATGGGTAAATGTACGTAAGCACGTAAGACAGCGATCTCTCCCATGTGAATCGTCAGAATGTGTTGCGGTTGTCCCTGGCGATCTGATACTTTGCTTCCAG GAAGGCAAAGAGCAGGCTCTGTACTTTGATGCGCATGTCCTTGATGCTCAAAGACGTAGACATGATGTGAGAGGTTGCCGTTGTCGGTTTCTGGTTCGTTACGATCATGATCAGTCTGAG GAAATTGTTCCTCTGCGGAAGGTTTGTCGTCGGCCTGAAACTGATTACAGGCTGCAACAACTTAATGCGGAATCTATGAGGCAACAGAAAATAGGTAATGACCCTACAACAGCCAACACTATGACGGTCTACCCTCCAGCTGATGCACCACAGAAAGCTCAAACTGAATCAAGGATAAGACCAGCTGTGCCAACACAAAATCAGCCTGCACCGGAGGACCCCACCAAGCTAGGACCCAGTGTTGCTCCTATGCAGCTGCAAAAAGCGAGTACTGATTCGTTAACAGGAGATACTTCAGCTGAAAAAACACCTAAGCTTATGGAAGAAATGACGGATAAGCCTGTAGCTGAAACAGCTGAGGTGCCTCAGGAACGAAAAAGTGAGATGCCTCCGGCAGAAATAACAAACAAAGCACCAGCTGAAACAGCAGAGAAGTCTCATGATGAAACAACTCTTAAGCCTCCAGCTGATTCAACATCGAAGCCAGATGAAGCACCAGAGAGGCCTCCTGCTGAAACAACATTGAAGTCTGATGAAGCACCAGAGGGGCCCACAGCTGAAACAACATCGAAGCCAGATGAAGCAACAGAGGAGCCACCTGCTGAAGCAACTCTTAAGCCTTTGACTGCTTCAACATTGAATCCAGATGAAGCACTGGAGCAGCCTTCTGCTGAAACAACTCTTGAGCTTCCGGCTGCTTCAACTTTGAAGCCTGAGGAAGCACCCGAGGAGCTTCCCGCTGAAACAACTCTTAGGCCTTTGACTGCTTCAACGTCGAACCCAGATGTTGCACCAGAGGAGCCTCCTGCTGAAACAACTCTTGAACATCCAGCTGATTCAACATCAAAGCCAACTGAAGAACCAGAGGAACAGCCTAAGGCCGAGGAGCATGTTGATGGTGGACCCATCACAGCTTCCATTGATCATGACAATGCTACAACTGTATAA
- the LOC132643715 gene encoding anthocyanidin 3-O-glucoside 2'''-O-xylosyltransferase-like gives MSENKNKNKKLHITMFPWFALGHISPFLHLSNELAKRGHQISFLCPKKAQIQVENINFHPDLITFHSLKIPHVDGLPLGTETASDVPIFLTCHLATALDQMRDQIKILLANLKPDIVFYDFAYWVPDIASEIGFKTVCYNVVCAASIAIALVPARKSCTVEEMMKPPKGYPPSQVVLRKHEARGIFSVFQEYGSGVTFFDRVTTALARCDAISIRTCRELEGPFCDYLSSQYNKPVFLPGPILPEPSSRDRLDEKWANWLQQFRPGSVLFCALGSQLVLEKGQFQELVLGIESTNLPFLIAVKPPLGVKTVEEALPEGFEERTKGKGIVYGDFVPQIGILNHSSIGCFVSHCGFGSMWESLMNECQVVLVPHLGDQILNTRLLANELKVAVEVERDENGWFTKENLCKTIRSVMDKGSELGELIKKNHVEWKETLTRPGFMSGYIEEFMNNLHKL, from the coding sequence ATGtcagaaaacaaaaacaaaaacaaaaagttaCACATAACAATGTTCCCATGGTTTGCACTTGGTCACATAAGCCCATTTCTCCATCTTTCAAATGAACTAGCTAAAAGAGGTCATCAAATCTCATTTTTATGTCCCAAAAAAGCTCAAATCCAAGTAGAAAACATCAATTTTCATCCAGATCTCATCACATTTCATTCTCTTAAAATTCCTCATGTTGATGGGCTTCCATTAGGCACAGAAACAGCTTCAGATGTGCCCATTTTCCTAACATGTCACCTTGCCACGGCCTTAGACCAAATGCGCGATCAAATCAAAATCTTACTCGCAAATTTAAAACCGGACATTGTGTTCTACGATTTCGCGTATTGGGTACCGGATATTGCCTCTGAAATCGGGTTCAAGACCGTATGTTACAACGTCGTATGTGCAGCATCCATCGCGATCGCGTTAGTCCCCGCGAGAAAATCATGTACTGTTGAAGAAATGATGAAGCCGCCAAAAGGGTACCCTCCGTCACAAGTAGTGCTCCGCAAACACGAAGCACGTGGAATTTTCTCTGTATTTCAAGAATACGGTAGTGGTGTAACGTTTTTTGACCGTGTCACAACAGCATTGGCGCGATGTGATGCTATATCAATTCGGACATGTAGGGAACTTGAAGGGCCTTTTTGTGACTATTTGTCTAGCCAATATAACAAGCCCGTGTTTCTACCCGGGCCTATACTGCCCGAACCATCATCACGAGATCGTCTAGATGAAAAATGGGCTAATTGGCTCCAACAGTTCAGGCCAGGGTCCGTCCTGTTCTGTGCTTTGGGGAGCCAATTAGTTCTTGAAAAGGGTCAGTTTCAAGAACTCGTTTTAGGAATTGAGTCAACAAATTTACCTTTTTTGATCGCGGTAAAACCTCCATTAGGTGTCAAGACAGTCGAGGAAGCCCTGCCGGAGGGATTTGAAGAGAGGACTAAAGGAAAAGGAATAGTATATGGAGATTTTGTGCCACAAATTGGGATTTTGAATCACTCTTCAATTGGGTGTTTTGTGAGCCATTGTGGGTTTGGGTCAATGTGGGAGTCTTTAATGAATGAGTGTCAAGTTGTGCTTGTACCACATTTGGGTGACCAAATCTTGAACACTAGGCTTTTGGCCAATGAGTTAAAAGTTGCTGTTGAAGTAGAAAGAGATGAAAATGGATGGTTCACAAAAGAGAATTTGTGTAAAACTATAAGAAGTGTGATGGATAAAGGGAGTGAATTAGgtgaattgatcaagaaaaatcatGTCGAGTGGAAGGAGACACTAACAAGGCCTGGATTCATGAGTGGTTATATTGAAGAGTTCATGAATAATTTGCACAAGCTCTAG
- the LOC132628913 gene encoding protein SAWADEE HOMEODOMAIN HOMOLOG 2 isoform X1, with protein MGRPPSNGGPSFRFNPTEVAEMEAILQAHNIQMPAREILVDLAEKFSSSAERSGKFVVQMKQVWNWFQNRRYAIRAKSAKSPGRFIAPPAPHSDSAAVKAPAKLSTSPMPQSDPASVRIMPQAPQPIPSPQATVRAMPQAPQPLPAPSVPVQSVGRSTSDNVQMEFEAKSARDGAWYDVASFLSHRSVETGDPEVMVRFAGFGEEEDEWVNVRKHVRQRSLPCESSECVAVVPGDLILCFQEGKEQALYFDAHVLDAQRRRHDVRGCRCRFLVRYDHDQSEEIVPLRKVCRRPETDYRLQQLNAESMRQQKIGNDPTTANTMTVYPPADAPQKAQTESRIRPAVPTQNQPAPEDPTKLGPSVAPMQLQKASTDSLTGDTSAEKTPKLMEEMTDKPVAETAEVPQERKSEMPPAEITNKAPAETAEKSHDETTLKPPADSTSKPDEAPERPPAETTLKSDEAPEGPTAETTSKPDEATEEPPAEATLKPLTASTLNPDEALEQPSAETTLELPAASTLKPEEAPEELPAETTLRPLTASTSNPDVAPEEPPAETTLEHPADSTSKPTEEPEEQPKAEEHVDGGPITASIDHDNATTV; from the exons ATGGGAAGGCCGCCGAGTAACGGAGGTCCTTCTTTCCGTTTCAACCCTactgag GTTGCTGAGATGGAAGCTATATTGCAAGCTCATAATATTCAAATGCCGGCTCGAGAAATTCTTGTAGATCTTGCTGAGAAGTTCAG TTCTTCAGCGGAGAGATCTGGCAAATTTGTGGTTCAAATGAAACAA GTTTGGAACTGGTTCCAGAATAGACGATACGCCATTAGAGCAAAATCAGCTAAGAGTCCTGGAAGATTTATTGCCCCACCAGCGCCTCACAGTGATTCAGCTGCAGTAAAGGCTCCTGCAAAATTGAGTACCTCACCTATGCCTCAGAGTGATCCAGCTTCAGTTAGGATTATGCCCCAAGCCCCTCAACCCATACCTTCTCCTCAAG CTACAGTGAGAGCAATGCCCCAAGCACCCCAACCTCTGCCTGCTCCATCAG TGCCAGTGCAAAGTGTGGGCAGGAGTACCTCAGATAACGTTCAAATGGAGTTTGAAGCTAAATCTGCAAGAGATGGTGCATG GTATGATGTAGCAAGCTTCCTGTCGCATAGATCTGTGGAGACTGGTGATCCG GAAGTAATGGTTCGATTTGCGGGGTTTGGAGAAGAGGAGGATGAATGGGTAAATGTACGTAAGCACGTAAGACAGCGATCTCTCCCATGTGAATCGTCAGAATGTGTTGCGGTTGTCCCTGGCGATCTGATACTTTGCTTCCAG GAAGGCAAAGAGCAGGCTCTGTACTTTGATGCGCATGTCCTTGATGCTCAAAGACGTAGACATGATGTGAGAGGTTGCCGTTGTCGGTTTCTGGTTCGTTACGATCATGATCAGTCTGAG GAAATTGTTCCTCTGCGGAAGGTTTGTCGTCGGCCTGAAACTGATTACAGGCTGCAACAACTTAATGCGGAATCTATGAGGCAACAGAAAATAGGTAATGACCCTACAACAGCCAACACTATGACGGTCTACCCTCCAGCTGATGCACCACAGAAAGCTCAAACTGAATCAAGGATAAGACCAGCTGTGCCAACACAAAATCAGCCTGCACCGGAGGACCCCACCAAGCTAGGACCCAGTGTTGCTCCTATGCAGCTGCAAAAAGCGAGTACTGATTCGTTAACAGGAGATACTTCAGCTGAAAAAACACCTAAGCTTATGGAAGAAATGACGGATAAGCCTGTAGCTGAAACAGCTGAGGTGCCTCAGGAACGAAAAAGTGAGATGCCTCCGGCAGAAATAACAAACAAAGCACCAGCTGAAACAGCAGAGAAGTCTCATGATGAAACAACTCTTAAGCCTCCAGCTGATTCAACATCGAAGCCAGATGAAGCACCAGAGAGGCCTCCTGCTGAAACAACATTGAAGTCTGATGAAGCACCAGAGGGGCCCACAGCTGAAACAACATCGAAGCCAGATGAAGCAACAGAGGAGCCACCTGCTGAAGCAACTCTTAAGCCTTTGACTGCTTCAACATTGAATCCAGATGAAGCACTGGAGCAGCCTTCTGCTGAAACAACTCTTGAGCTTCCGGCTGCTTCAACTTTGAAGCCTGAGGAAGCACCCGAGGAGCTTCCCGCTGAAACAACTCTTAGGCCTTTGACTGCTTCAACGTCGAACCCAGATGTTGCACCAGAGGAGCCTCCTGCTGAAACAACTCTTGAACATCCAGCTGATTCAACATCAAAGCCAACTGAAGAACCAGAGGAACAGCCTAAGGCCGAGGAGCATGTTGATGGTGGACCCATCACAGCTTCCATTGATCATGACAATGCTACAACTGTATAA
- the LOC132628913 gene encoding protein SAWADEE HOMEODOMAIN HOMOLOG 2 isoform X2 has product MGRPPSNGGPSFRFNPTEVAEMEAILQAHNIQMPAREILVDLAEKFSSSAERSGKFVVQMKQVWNWFQNRRYAIRAKSAKSPGRFIAPPAPHSDSAAVKAPAKLSTSPMPQSDPASVRIMPQAPQPIPSPQVRAMPQAPQPLPAPSVPVQSVGRSTSDNVQMEFEAKSARDGAWYDVASFLSHRSVETGDPEVMVRFAGFGEEEDEWVNVRKHVRQRSLPCESSECVAVVPGDLILCFQEGKEQALYFDAHVLDAQRRRHDVRGCRCRFLVRYDHDQSEEIVPLRKVCRRPETDYRLQQLNAESMRQQKIGNDPTTANTMTVYPPADAPQKAQTESRIRPAVPTQNQPAPEDPTKLGPSVAPMQLQKASTDSLTGDTSAEKTPKLMEEMTDKPVAETAEVPQERKSEMPPAEITNKAPAETAEKSHDETTLKPPADSTSKPDEAPERPPAETTLKSDEAPEGPTAETTSKPDEATEEPPAEATLKPLTASTLNPDEALEQPSAETTLELPAASTLKPEEAPEELPAETTLRPLTASTSNPDVAPEEPPAETTLEHPADSTSKPTEEPEEQPKAEEHVDGGPITASIDHDNATTV; this is encoded by the exons ATGGGAAGGCCGCCGAGTAACGGAGGTCCTTCTTTCCGTTTCAACCCTactgag GTTGCTGAGATGGAAGCTATATTGCAAGCTCATAATATTCAAATGCCGGCTCGAGAAATTCTTGTAGATCTTGCTGAGAAGTTCAG TTCTTCAGCGGAGAGATCTGGCAAATTTGTGGTTCAAATGAAACAA GTTTGGAACTGGTTCCAGAATAGACGATACGCCATTAGAGCAAAATCAGCTAAGAGTCCTGGAAGATTTATTGCCCCACCAGCGCCTCACAGTGATTCAGCTGCAGTAAAGGCTCCTGCAAAATTGAGTACCTCACCTATGCCTCAGAGTGATCCAGCTTCAGTTAGGATTATGCCCCAAGCCCCTCAACCCATACCTTCTCCTCAAG TGAGAGCAATGCCCCAAGCACCCCAACCTCTGCCTGCTCCATCAG TGCCAGTGCAAAGTGTGGGCAGGAGTACCTCAGATAACGTTCAAATGGAGTTTGAAGCTAAATCTGCAAGAGATGGTGCATG GTATGATGTAGCAAGCTTCCTGTCGCATAGATCTGTGGAGACTGGTGATCCG GAAGTAATGGTTCGATTTGCGGGGTTTGGAGAAGAGGAGGATGAATGGGTAAATGTACGTAAGCACGTAAGACAGCGATCTCTCCCATGTGAATCGTCAGAATGTGTTGCGGTTGTCCCTGGCGATCTGATACTTTGCTTCCAG GAAGGCAAAGAGCAGGCTCTGTACTTTGATGCGCATGTCCTTGATGCTCAAAGACGTAGACATGATGTGAGAGGTTGCCGTTGTCGGTTTCTGGTTCGTTACGATCATGATCAGTCTGAG GAAATTGTTCCTCTGCGGAAGGTTTGTCGTCGGCCTGAAACTGATTACAGGCTGCAACAACTTAATGCGGAATCTATGAGGCAACAGAAAATAGGTAATGACCCTACAACAGCCAACACTATGACGGTCTACCCTCCAGCTGATGCACCACAGAAAGCTCAAACTGAATCAAGGATAAGACCAGCTGTGCCAACACAAAATCAGCCTGCACCGGAGGACCCCACCAAGCTAGGACCCAGTGTTGCTCCTATGCAGCTGCAAAAAGCGAGTACTGATTCGTTAACAGGAGATACTTCAGCTGAAAAAACACCTAAGCTTATGGAAGAAATGACGGATAAGCCTGTAGCTGAAACAGCTGAGGTGCCTCAGGAACGAAAAAGTGAGATGCCTCCGGCAGAAATAACAAACAAAGCACCAGCTGAAACAGCAGAGAAGTCTCATGATGAAACAACTCTTAAGCCTCCAGCTGATTCAACATCGAAGCCAGATGAAGCACCAGAGAGGCCTCCTGCTGAAACAACATTGAAGTCTGATGAAGCACCAGAGGGGCCCACAGCTGAAACAACATCGAAGCCAGATGAAGCAACAGAGGAGCCACCTGCTGAAGCAACTCTTAAGCCTTTGACTGCTTCAACATTGAATCCAGATGAAGCACTGGAGCAGCCTTCTGCTGAAACAACTCTTGAGCTTCCGGCTGCTTCAACTTTGAAGCCTGAGGAAGCACCCGAGGAGCTTCCCGCTGAAACAACTCTTAGGCCTTTGACTGCTTCAACGTCGAACCCAGATGTTGCACCAGAGGAGCCTCCTGCTGAAACAACTCTTGAACATCCAGCTGATTCAACATCAAAGCCAACTGAAGAACCAGAGGAACAGCCTAAGGCCGAGGAGCATGTTGATGGTGGACCCATCACAGCTTCCATTGATCATGACAATGCTACAACTGTATAA
- the LOC132628894 gene encoding uncharacterized protein LOC132628894, with product MLQTKSFLSSNYHFPLSFHPNPITFFTPFHTSNHNFLHKPNATRLSRAAPTSHAPPSPQSLLAESPDAPSEEGPIELPSTITAATRRSRAATKSHAPPSPQSLVAEAPDAPPEEGPIELPSSITDIFATTDDPSTLQTATSLLLTGAISVFLFRSLRRRAKRAKELKLRSTGAKKTLKEEAVESLKAITPTPIDTKAPPSPASALLGGLTAGVIALLLYKFTTTVEASLNRQTLSDSFSVRQITITIRTIINGICYLATFIFGINSVGLFLYSGQLALNSITGDSASGEISKDSTPARSVDSKEGNSDDGNKTSEDTK from the exons ATGTTGCAGACCAAATCCTTCCTCTCATCCAATTACCACTTCCCTCTCTCTTTTCATCCCAACCCCATCACTTTCTTCACTCCATTTCACACTTCTAACCACAATTTCCTTCACAAACCCAATGCCACGCGCCTTTCACGCGCCGCCCCTACATCACACGCGCCGCCGTCACCACAGTCATTGCTAGCCGAATCCCCAGACGCGCCATCTGAGGAGGGACCCATTGAACTCCCTTCTACAATAACGGCTGCCACGCGCCGTTCACGCGCCGCCACTAAATCACACGCGCCGCCGTCACCACAGTCATTGGTGGCCGAGGCCCCAGACGCGCCACCGGAGGAAGGACCCATTGAGCTGCCTTCATCAATAACTGATATATTTGCCACTACTGATGATCCTTCTACACTTCAAACTGCCACCAGTCTACTACTCACAGGAGCCATATCCGTTTTCCTCTTTCGTTCCCTTCGCCGCCGCGCTAAACGTGCTAAAGAACTG AAACTTAGGTCAACAGGAGCGAAGAAAACGTTGAAGGAGGAAGCAGTGGAGAGTTTGAAAGCTATTACGCCAACACCAATCGATACCAAGGCTCCACCGTCACCTGCTTCGGCACTCTTGGGAGGTTTAACAGCGGGTGTTATTGCACTTCTCCTTTACAAGTTCACTACCACAGTCGAAGCTTCTCTTAACCGCCAGACGCTTTCAGATAGTTTCTCG GTTCGCCAGATAACAATAACAATTAG AACTATTATAAATGGAATATGCTACCTCGCAACTTTTATCTTTGGCATCAACTCTGTCGGTTTGTTCCTTTATTCTGGTCAACTTGCCTTGAACTCTATCACGGGAGATTCTGCCAGTGGAGAAATTTCAAAGGATTCAACACCAGCACGATCTGTAGATAGCAAAGAAGGGAACAGCGATGATGGGAATAAAACTTCTGAGGATACAAAATAG